TACCTCCATGAGGTCGCGCGAAGCAGCCTCGGGGAATTCGCTCTGAAGGACGGCATACTGTTTTCGGAATTCTTCGAGCATGCGCGCCACCATTACTTCGGGCGCAGGTTCTACGTCGAAGAAATAGGTGTTCGGCATCAGGAAGCCTTCCAACGTGTTCGCTTTGATTCCCAGCGACGCAATCAACTCGGGGTTAGACGCTGCTTTGATGAAGCCCTCGGGGTCCCCGAAAAGCTCGGACGTCTGCTTCAAAGAGAGGCCTTCAGGCACGGTGATCTTGTACTCGGAAATCGTGACATTAGGGCCTTCGTACAGCAGGTGGAGCAACTGCGTGGGGGAGAGCCCCTTGGGCAGTTCGTAAACTCCGTGTTTGATCGTGCCTGGCTTCTTGTCCAGCCGGATGGCAAAGCGGAAGAAGACTTCGTGATCGACCAGCCCCTTCTCCGCCAGGATGCTTCCAACGACCTTCCCTGTCGCGCCTTCGGGGATCTCCACACGCACCAACGCGCCGGGCGTACCGTCTGAGACGACGTAGTCATACATAAGGTATGTGAAGAAACCGGCGCCCGCCAGCGCCAGAAAGAGCAGAACCAGCAGCCACAGGAAGAGCTTAACAAGGATTCGCAAACAGGATCGTTTGCGCGGCTTTGGAGTAGCCTCGGTTTCGGGCGCTAAGTCGGTCATGAATCCTTGCGTGCCCTGGCGGCTGCGGCGGCCCGGTCGAGATAGGTCTGGAGAATCTGTTGCGCGGCGATCTTGTCGACAACTTTCTTGCGGCCTTCACGCCGGACG
This is a stretch of genomic DNA from Candidatus Hydrogenedentota bacterium. It encodes these proteins:
- the mltG gene encoding endolytic transglycosylase MltG, which produces MTDLAPETEATPKPRKRSCLRILVKLFLWLLVLLFLALAGAGFFTYLMYDYVVSDGTPGALVRVEIPEGATGKVVGSILAEKGLVDHEVFFRFAIRLDKKPGTIKHGVYELPKGLSPTQLLHLLYEGPNVTISEYKITVPEGLSLKQTSELFGDPEGFIKAASNPELIASLGIKANTLEGFLMPNTYFFDVEPAPEVMVARMLEEFRKQYAVLQSEFPEAASRDLMEVVTVASLVEEETKIDEERATVAAVVYNRLRKKMPLDMDSTLQYALEKYGQRLLDSDKEVDSPYNTYKYPGLPPGPIAGPGLASLRAALNPAQVNYLYFVSNADGKSHTFSATLEEHNKAVARFRKEIAAQRRQLREESGNAKQTTAP